In bacterium CG_4_10_14_0_2_um_filter_33_32, the sequence ATCAGCAAGAACTCGAAAAAATCTTAAAACAAAATAGAATAAAGCCAACATTACCATTTTACGAAAGACCAGTAATACTGTGTTTTATTGCTGTTTTTGTGCCACTGGGATTTTTGCTACCGGTTTGGTTATTTATTGCTAAAAGAGAAACATTTAACCGTATATTACCTAATTTTTTGATGACTTTAGGGATTATGGAGATGGTTGCCTATGCATTGTATTTTGGGTGGCTTTTTTTTCTTGTGATTCCTGAGCTCAAACAATTATTTTTAGAAAATGGTATGAATCCTAGTAGTAACTTATGGTTACTAGCATCAGTTTTATTCGCTATTATAGTCTTTGCAATCTTTTATGGCTATTTTTTAAGAAAAAAGAAGATATTCAAAGGTAGTCAATCATTTGTTGGTATTGTATTTATCTTTTTATTATTATCTTTTCCAATGATTTATTATACTATCGCAGTCTCTCAAATAATGATGCCGATTTATAATTTAGCAAATACTATTGAATAAGGCGGAACAAATTTTAGGCAAATTTGGAAAATTTATTTCATTCATTGCAATCTTATTGATTGTTTTTTTGTCTTATTTATATTTTTTTAAGCCCGAGCTTTTAAACATCAACAATTACTTTCGGAAATTCCCTTCTTTAGAGAATCCTAAGCAAGTGGCTCTAACCTGTAATTATAAAGGAAACACGCTTACAATTGATGAAACACTTTATAAAAGCGTTGATGGCTATTATGCAAGCGATCCTAAAAAGAGAGATATAACATCTAAAGATGAATACCAGTCATTTGTATTTTCATATCCGGAAGATAATGTAATTAAAAAATTAGCAGACGATATAAAACTAAAAGGAAAAGAAAAGAATTTATCCGGCGATCAGACATTAGATCTAGCAAACTGTTTTGTTCAATCTATTCCTTATGACCAAGAAAAAGCCCAAAAAGTTTTATCTACCAGTGGAAACTATGTAACATCAAATGAATTTCAAGAAATTGCCGGCAGATTTCCATACGAGACGCTTTATGACAATCAAGGTATTTGTACTGATAAATCTTATTTAACTTCAGCAATTATTAAAGAATTAGGTTACGGTTCTTCTTTATTCTTATTTGATAAGGAACGCCATATGGCGGTTGGCGTAAAAGTTCCATTTGGTTATTCTTCTTTTGATTCCGGATATAGTTATATTGAAACAACAAATATTGGTTATAAAGTTGGTCAATTACCTAATATTGATACGGAAAACGGATTAGCAAAAAAGCTTGAGATAGATTTTTCAAATAATGATTATAAAGTTCCTAATACATATAAAGATTTAGGGAAATTTAAAATTTTGCCGGAGATACAACAGGGGAATATATCTAATCCATCTAAAACCATTAAGGTCTCGGATGGCATGGATTATGAAAGGATTATCCAGATTGCAAAAACAGAGGACAGGATAAAAGAACTTATCGATATAATCAACTCTAAAAACGGTGAAATTGTTGTATCTCAGAAAGCAATCGAGAAACAGAAACAAGAATTAACCCAAATGAGCAATGAAGTTGCCTCTTATGAAACAGAGGTTAAACAAGCCGAGAACCTATATAAATCTTCTCCAACACTAAGTAACTATAATTCTTATAATACCGTTTATGCTAAATATAAGAGGAAATATAATCAGTACAGCTCTTTGATTAATCAGTACAATAAAGCTGCGAATAATTATAATGCTTTGATTGAAGAAATAAATAAATACATTTCTGAATATAATAATCTAATCAATCAATAATATTTTTTAAATCTGATCTTTCGTGATAAAATATTTTGTGATTCGGGCCTGTGGCGCAGTTGGTAGCGCGGTCGCCTAGGCGACAGGTCGAGGGTAATATGTATTGGGGATATAGCTCAGTTGGCCAGAGCGCTTGCATGGCATGCAAGAGGTCGCGGGTTCAAGTCCCGCTATCTCCACCAATAAAATGGTCAATGTAAAATATGAGTCGTCGGGGAGTTTATCCGCCTCTGACGGAATTCCGGTCAGATCCACCAAGGAATAATTATGAAACTATTACTCACATCAGAAGGATTTTCTAATAAATCAATTAAAAAAGCTTTTCAGAAGCTTTTGGAGAAACCAATAACAAAGGTGAAGCTAGCTTTTATCCCGACAGCAGCAAACGTAACAACAGGAGATAAATCGTGGCTGGTTAATGAGCTTATTCGATTTAAAGAGATGGGTTTTGCCCAAATCGATATCGTTGATTTTACGGCCATACCCAGAGATATTTGGCTAAAGCAGTTTAAACAATCTGATGTATTATATTTTATCGGAGGAAATACTTATCACTTGATGTATTCTATAAAGAAAACAGGATTAGATAAAATTCTTCCATCTTTGTTAAAAAAAAGAATCTACATAGGTTCGAGTGCAGGCTCAATTGTAATGGGCGAAAAATTAACAACCAAAACCTTTGCAAAATATTATTCAAAGGAAATACCGAGATTCAAAGGTGATAATGGAATGAGATTTATTAATTTTAGTATTCGCCCCCACTTTATGCGGAAGGATTGCTTGGAATATGATGATAAAAATCTCAAAAATATGGTAAAAAAATTCAAAACAACTATTTATGCTCTTGATGATAATACAGCAATCGTCGTAGATGGCGACAAGCTAGAAGTGGTTTCAGAAGGCAAGTGGGAAAAATTTACATCCAAAAGTATTAACTGATCCTATCATGAAAAAAGAACTTAAAGTTAATGTAAGGAACTATAAAGAAATAAAAGTTATAAGTCTATAATAATGCTATGAAATCTACTCGAGCGCATAAAAAAATCATACTAACTATAATAATTGTTTTTATTTCTTTCGGTGCTATTATTTTACTTATTTTATCTAATTTCTCTTTCGTTTTTTCTTTTTTTCAACCTAAGGATAAAACAACTGAACAAACAGAAACTTGGCAATCAATTTGGAATAAAGATACATCACGTATTGAAAAATTTAATATACCTTTTGGTCAAAGTTCTCGAAGAGTGGAGGTGTATTTGCCTAAAGACTATGATACAAATATACAAACAACTTACCCGACTTTATATTTATTACATGGTAAAGGAGGCGACGAAACTGACTGGTTAAATAAAGGGGAGGTCCAAAAAACTCTGGATGAGGCAATTGATAATAATATTATTGAACCATTGGTTGTTGTTCTTCCTGATGGCAATGGTAGTAAAAATCATCATACTCAGTACATCAATGCTGCTGATGGAAGTGAATTAAATGAAGATTTAATTTATAAAGATCTAGTAGAGCTAATTACTAAGAAATATCGAACCAAAAACGATTCTAAATTTCGTGCAATCGGTGGCAACTCAGCAGGTGGCTTTGGCTCCCTTAACATTGGATTGAAACATCAAGATGTTTTTGGAGAAGTTATGTCATTTTCTGGTTATGGTCACCTGCTTACATATTCAAGTCCGTCTTTAATCCAAAATTCTAAAGAGGTTATTGATAATAACTCTCCGCTAACATATATTAGTAAACTAAAAACTAAAAATCTCAAAATTTGGCTAACTATTGGTAGCGATGATTCCTCTGCGTTTATTGAGGATAATTATAAACTGAAAAAATCACTAGATAGGGTCGATATCAATAACCAGCTTACAGTTACATCAGGTGCACATGATTGGAACTTTTGGAAAAGCCATCTTGGTGATGGATTAAGCTGGCTTGGCCTACAATGGAGAGATCGGGGTTAAAGTATTATTTAGGTATTTAGATTTATGAAAAAAATAATAAGTTGAAAAAATTATTTAAATGGCTCAAGAAATTATCAATTATTATTTTAATAATGGTATCTCTCTTGTTTGCAATAGTGCTGTTAATTTATTGGCAAGTAAACGCTTTTACTAAACCTTATAGATATAGTAATTATCACGATATTCCTAAAACTGAAGCCGTTTTAATATTAGGCGCAAAAGTTCTAGATAATGGGAAGCTATGCGATATATTAAAAGACAGAGTTGATACAGCCCTTGATTTATATAAAAACAAATTAGCCAATAAAATTTTAGTAAGCGGAGATCATGGCACAAAAAATTATGATGAGGTTAACGCTATAAAAGATTATTTATTAGCTAATGGAGTTAGTGCTTTTGATATTTTTTTAGATCATGCAGGTTTCAATACTTATGATAGTCTTTATCGAGCAAGAGACATTTTTAAAGTTAAATCATTAACAATTACCACTCAGGAATTCCATCTGCCAAGAGCAGTTTATATTGGAAAAGCGCTTGGTTTAGAGGCTTATGGTCTTAAGGCTGATCGTCACACTTTTAAGGATATTTCTAAAAACTATGTTCGCGAAATACCAGCTGATTTTGATTCATTTATAAAAATTATTTTTCACACCAAGCCAAAATTTTTGGGAGAAACCATTCCAATTACCGGCGATGGACATAAAAGTTGGGATAAATAGATTGAGATTTCTGTAACTCTTTTGACTCTTACCAAGTCTTCAATCCTTGTATAATCTGATTCCAGTTCAACCTCACAAAGTCCACCAAGATTTGAATTGTGAAAGTGATATAATTTAATAAGGAGGCTCAATGTGTAAAAAAATACTTCAAAATCCTTATATTAAAAACATTCTGCTTGCTTTAATAGTGGTTATTTTTGGTTTTATATTGTTAAATCTTACTTTCCTTTTTTACGCGTTAATTATTAATTTAGTTTTAAAATTTTTTCCAGATGACTTTGTAATGACAAATCAATGGTTTATGCCGCTTATGATAATTGTGGTTAGTTTAATTATTGCCATAGTTTCTTGGTTTGTGTTTAAGTCAAAACTCAAAGAAATTTATAAAGCTACTTTCTTGGTTGTGCCAGTAGCTGTTGTTCTGGCTATTATTGGTATGTTTTTATACCGTTTGCCAATAGCTGTTTTTTCGTTAAGTGGTTTTATCAGCATTGGTATTTTGTATTATTTTTACCGCGCTAAGTAGCCATGGATTTACTATTTTTCCACGATATTAGTTGTAATAGTATTACTGATTATGGCTCTTACTGGTACCGAGATTTAGTAAGATGTAGGTTGATTGATAGAGAAGAAAGTTGATGATAGTAAACCTTCTATTATTTTTTAGTCCGTCCGCAGATATTTTAACATTCTTTCCAATGGTTATGATTCCAATTTTCTTAGTACCGCTAGCATTTTTGTTTCATCTATTTTTATTAAGGATATTACTATGCCCTAAAAAGTCTAAGATTTTCTTTTTTACCAGCACATAAGTATAATTAAACCAATAACTAGGTATTAAAAATGAAAGAAAAATTTAATTGGAAAAGGTTATTGATTACTTTGATCATTGTTTTCTTTACCGCTGCCGCTACAGGAGGTACAACTTGGTATTATATGGATTAGGCCAATGAGACTCAAAAAGGACAGATTAATTTACTAGAGGGACAAATTGCCAAACTGTTAGAGATGTCTAAGAAAAAGGTAGCAGAAAAATCTAATAAGATACAAGAAACAGCTCCCTTAAAGGATGAAATTAATACAAAGGAGAGTAAATATATAGACAATAGCAATATTTCTTTCACGCGGATTCCTGAAGGTGTTCAATATTCTGATAAAGAAAATAAATATTCTATGACCTTGCCAAGCGACTGGGGCATAGAAGACCGTAATACGAATTGGGTTATTTTTAAATCTAGTAGCGATGATAAAGATCTTGTTAGTTTAACTATTGAATCAGCGGAGGCTACAATACATGGATTAGAAGGAGTAGGTGATACTTGTTTTGAGGGTGATATTATTATTGCAGGAGTTAAAGCCGATAAAACTACTTATTGTGGAGTTAGTAAAGATATGTATAGCGAAGAAGAATATAACCAAAATAAAGATTCTAAGCTAATTACTATTGACTTTCAAAAGGATAATAGGGATTATGGTATTTTGTTTCATGTACAAGATAAAAACCACTATAATGCTGAAAAAGATATCCTTGAACCTATCTTAAAATCTTTTAAGTTTATATAGTATTGTTACCGATCTATCTACCAAAGTAGAGATGACTAAGTGTAAGAATAATTAATTTAGAGATTAGATGAAAGAAGATTTTCATACAAAGTCACTAAAATTTATTGCCAAAATTTTTCCACGATTTGGTGAAATTGATTATTATATTATCTTGATGATGATTCTAACACTTTTAGTCTTCGGTGATATTCGCTTAGCAATCCTAGATCGGTTATCAGAATTTTTTGACCCCAGACTGTTTATTTTGATTTTCATAGTTCTGGCATCTTTGTTTATCGGTTCCTACTATACTTTAAAATCTAAAGAAGAAATACCAACTATTTTAAGAAAGCCATTAATATACACACTTACCATGATTATTTGCTATCTTACCGTCGCTGTTGGTTTTAATGTGCTTGATACTAAATTTAGTGAAGCCTGTATTATAAGTGTAATAACCCAAATTTTCATCGGGTTTAATCTAATGAGAAGTTTACTCACGGTCATTATTTTACGTATGAGTGATGATGAACTGGATAAATTTATATATTATACTCCGAAAAATGCTAATGCTTCACAGGTAATTTTTGTTTCTATATTTGTCCCTTTGCTAGCCATTATTTTTAAAAACGCACTTTATTCAACAGAGAGCGCGTTACTAACATTTTTTAATATTTTTAGCTTTACTAGTGTCACTGCTTATTTTCTTGGGAAAAACGATGTGATAGCGATTTTTCAGAAGCTAACAAAATAAGCCCCAAAATTTTTCTTACATTGATTTCAGGTCTCCCATAATATTTTTTATTGTTATTAAAAGTGTGATGATCCTGATTAAGTTCACTAATAATATGTGGTAAAATTACTATTATGAATGATGCTCAAAAAATAATTGATTTTATACACTATACGGAAAAGCTTAAAACAGAATTACGCTTAGCGTCAAAAAGCGATAAGTGTCGAGAAAGTGTTGCAGATCATACTTGGCGGTTATCGCTAATGCTAATATTGGTTGTTCCAAAATTAGGTATTAAGGTTGACCACCTCAAAATTCTAAAGATGGCAATTATTCATGATGTTGTTGAAATTGAGGCAAAGGATATACCTCGATTAGAATCAATAGTCAGTAGCAGGCTTAGCAATGATATTAAATTAAAGGAGAAGGCAGCGATAAATAATATCAAAAAAATGCTTGGGGATTCTGGTCAGGAAATCTTTGATTTATGGAATGAATTTGATGAATATAAAACCAATGAAGCCAAAGCACTTAGATTTCTTGATAAATTAGAAGGTCAGCTACAGTTTCTTACGGAAGACGTTACAACATTTACAAAATATAATAAGGAAGCAATTCAAAAAATAATAGATGAAACAAAAGAACTATCTAAAGTTGATCCTTTTTTAACAGAACTTGATAATCTAACTTTACAAGAACGAAAGGAAAGAATTAAATTATAATTATATGAAAATCGCTATTTGTGGAAGTCTAAATTTTACTTACGAAATAAAAAAAATAGCTGACGATCTAACCATGTTAGGTTTTGATGTTTCAATACCAGTAAGCTCTGAAAAAATCTTAAGAGGGGAGTTTTCATTAGAGGAGATTAAACAAGAGAAAGAAAAAGGGTATTTACATAAAAGAGCAATAAAATATGATTCCATTAGAGCTTATTGGAAAGTTATAGAAAATTCTGATGCTGTTTTAATTGCTAATTTCGACAAAAATAAAATTAAAAATTATATAGGCGGCAATTCTTTTCTAGAGATGGGATTTGCGCATATTCTTAACAAAAAAATATTTTTACTAAATGAAATTCCAGATATGATATATAGCGATGAGATAAAATCAATGCAACCAATAATTCTTAACGGAGAATTATCAAAAATTAATTAAATTTATTGATTCAATATGATATTTTCTAGATAAGTATTTATGAAAAAAATTATTATCGTCTCAAACAACCCAGTTAAGATTGACGCTACTCTAAAGGGTTTTCAAAAAATGTTTCCAAGCGAAAGATTTGAGATAGATACATGCAATGCTGTTTCTGGGGTTAAAGATCAGCCAGATACAGATAAAGAATCTTTTCGGGGTGCTATGAATAGAGTAGAGAATTCTTGCAGGGTTATTAAAGAGGCGGATTTTTGGGTAGGTATTGAAGGAGGCATAGAAGAAAAAGAAGGCGAAATGGAAGTTTTTGCTTGGGTAGTGATTAAATCCGCAGATGGTAAGTTTGGTAAAGGCAAAACAAGTACATTCTTTTTGCCAAAACGAGTTGCCGAGCTTATAAAACAAGGTAAAGAGTTAGGCGAGGCCGATGATATAGTTTT encodes:
- a CDS encoding HAD family hydrolase; translation: MNDAQKIIDFIHYTEKLKTELRLASKSDKCRESVADHTWRLSLMLILVVPKLGIKVDHLKILKMAIIHDVVEIEAKDIPRLESIVSSRLSNDIKLKEKAAINNIKKMLGDSGQEIFDLWNEFDEYKTNEAKALRFLDKLEGQLQFLTEDVTTFTKYNKEAIQKIIDETKELSKVDPFLTELDNLTLQERKERIKL
- a CDS encoding inositol monophosphatase, producing the protein MKKIIIVSNNPVKIDATLKGFQKMFPSERFEIDTCNAVSGVKDQPDTDKESFRGAMNRVENSCRVIKEADFWVGIEGGIEEKEGEMEVFAWVVIKSADGKFGKGKTSTFFLPKRVAELIKQGKELGEADDIVFGKINSKQNNGAVGILTNNVIDRTKYYTEAVILALIPFKNKDLY